In the Stigmatella erecta genome, one interval contains:
- a CDS encoding prolyl oligopeptidase family serine peptidase → MRHCILFAALAAWLGVGPVAVAADEDPYLWLEDVEGPRALDQVRQWNATTAAVLEKAPDFEAYRTRSAALLNDQARIALPDAVQNDRVANFWQDADHVRGLWRVAGLDGFIAGKPGWRTLIDLDALAKREGKNWVWKGAVCLRPAYDRCLIALSEGGKDAHLWREFDTVSGQFVAQGFETPVAKNNVSWLDRDTLLIRSDYGPGTLTPAGYGRQVRRWKRGTPLAEAPVLFEAEPTDVSVWSMTDIEEGNTYPLIQRDLSSWTSQFHHLAPDGKLVRSPLPEHAEVEGVLDGRVIARLFGPWTQGGKTYKEGSLVAYAIAPLLEGKRPGIETVYQPSAREAVEEVGLGKQVLYVKLLDNVAGKLVTVTRNAQGRWTPKPVPLAPRSVIQLISVGGPSDTAFVSVEGLTAPESLFAVTPGTAPVQVAALPARFDASKMEVSQRFAKSKDGTRVPYFLVRPKGVKGPVPTLMHAYGGFRVATSPTYLSKNPLRLGPLAQFWVEEGNAFVLANIRGGGEFGPKWHESALKAHRQRAYDDFHAIAEDLLRAGIAKKGALGISGRSNGGLLVGVAYTQRPELYAAVLMGVPLADMKRYSHLLAGASWMGEYGDPDKPEEWAFLSKYSPYQNLKKGAPYPKVMFYTSTKDDRVHPAHARKMAARMAEFGYPFYYYENIDGGHAGSANHNEEAYRAALMLVYLNRELRGVGVPPAP, encoded by the coding sequence TTGCGTCATTGCATTCTCTTCGCCGCGCTCGCGGCATGGCTCGGTGTGGGCCCGGTGGCCGTGGCCGCGGACGAAGACCCCTACCTCTGGCTCGAGGACGTCGAGGGGCCGCGCGCCCTGGACCAGGTGCGGCAGTGGAACGCCACCACCGCCGCGGTTCTCGAGAAGGCACCGGATTTCGAGGCGTACCGGACGCGCAGCGCCGCCCTGCTCAACGACCAGGCGCGGATCGCCCTTCCGGACGCCGTCCAGAATGACCGCGTGGCCAACTTCTGGCAGGACGCGGACCACGTGCGTGGCCTGTGGCGCGTGGCGGGCCTCGATGGCTTCATCGCGGGCAAGCCCGGGTGGCGCACGCTGATCGATCTCGACGCGCTGGCGAAGCGCGAGGGCAAGAACTGGGTGTGGAAGGGCGCCGTGTGCCTGCGGCCTGCCTATGACCGCTGCCTCATCGCCCTGTCGGAGGGGGGCAAGGATGCGCACCTCTGGCGCGAGTTCGACACGGTGTCCGGCCAGTTCGTCGCGCAGGGCTTCGAGACGCCGGTGGCCAAGAACAACGTGAGCTGGCTCGACCGGGACACGCTGCTCATCCGCTCCGACTATGGCCCGGGCACGCTCACCCCGGCGGGCTACGGACGGCAGGTGCGGCGGTGGAAGCGGGGCACGCCGCTGGCCGAGGCCCCGGTCCTCTTCGAGGCGGAGCCCACCGACGTGTCGGTCTGGTCCATGACGGACATCGAGGAGGGGAACACCTATCCGCTGATCCAGCGCGATCTCTCCTCGTGGACGTCACAGTTCCACCACCTGGCGCCCGATGGAAAGCTGGTGCGCTCGCCGCTGCCCGAGCATGCCGAGGTGGAGGGCGTGCTCGACGGTCGGGTGATCGCGCGCCTCTTCGGCCCCTGGACGCAGGGTGGGAAGACGTACAAGGAGGGCTCGCTGGTGGCGTATGCCATCGCGCCGCTGCTGGAGGGCAAGAGGCCCGGCATCGAGACCGTCTACCAGCCCTCCGCCCGGGAGGCGGTCGAGGAGGTGGGGCTGGGCAAGCAGGTGCTCTACGTGAAGCTGCTCGACAATGTCGCGGGCAAGCTCGTGACGGTGACCCGGAACGCCCAGGGGCGCTGGACGCCGAAGCCGGTGCCGCTCGCGCCCCGCAGCGTCATCCAGCTGATCTCCGTGGGAGGCCCTTCCGACACGGCCTTCGTCTCGGTCGAGGGGCTGACGGCGCCCGAGTCCCTGTTCGCCGTGACCCCGGGGACCGCGCCGGTACAGGTGGCGGCGCTCCCGGCCCGCTTCGATGCCTCCAAGATGGAGGTCAGCCAGCGCTTCGCCAAGTCCAAGGATGGCACGCGCGTGCCGTACTTCCTCGTCCGGCCCAAGGGCGTGAAGGGCCCCGTGCCCACGCTGATGCATGCCTATGGCGGCTTCCGCGTGGCGACCAGCCCCACTTACCTGTCGAAGAACCCGCTGCGCCTGGGCCCCCTGGCGCAGTTCTGGGTCGAGGAGGGCAATGCCTTCGTGCTCGCCAACATCCGCGGGGGCGGGGAGTTCGGCCCGAAGTGGCATGAGAGCGCGCTCAAGGCTCACCGCCAGCGTGCCTATGACGACTTCCACGCCATCGCCGAGGACCTGCTCCGCGCGGGCATCGCGAAGAAGGGGGCGCTTGGCATCTCGGGCCGCTCGAACGGAGGCTTGCTCGTGGGGGTCGCCTACACGCAGCGGCCCGAGCTCTACGCGGCGGTGCTGATGGGGGTGCCCCTGGCGGACATGAAGCGCTACAGCCACCTGCTCGCCGGGGCCTCGTGGATGGGGGAGTACGGCGATCCGGACAAGCCCGAGGAGTGGGCCTTCCTCTCGAAGTACTCGCCCTATCAGAACCTGAAGAAGGGCGCGCCGTACCCCAAGGTGATGTTCTACACCTCGACGAAGGATGACCGCGTCCACCCGGCGCATGCCCGGAAGATGGCCGCGCGCATGGCCGAGTTCGGCTACCCCTTCTACTATTACGAGAACATCGACGGGGGACATGCCGGCTCGGCCAACCACAACGAGGAGGCCTACCGGGCCGCGTTGATGCTGGTCTACCTCAACCGGGAGCTGCGAGGCGTGGGCGTGCCCCCGGCGCCGTAA
- a CDS encoding YebC/PmpR family DNA-binding transcriptional regulator, with protein MGRIFETRKTTMFARWNKMAKLFTRISKDIAIAVKSGGSSPDHNPALRRALQNARVGNMPKDKIEAAIKRASGEDTKDYEVVLYEGYGPHGIAVLVETATDNVVRTVANVRMHLKDGGGNLGTTGSVGYLFQRMGVFRLSPEGLDLDALELDLIDHGLQEMGEGSGEKGEKQIIVRCAFNDFGQLQTAIEERGLKVISAESEYIALNPVELPEDKANDVLKMVDALEQDEDVQKVFHNLA; from the coding sequence ATGGGACGAATCTTCGAAACACGCAAGACCACGATGTTCGCCCGCTGGAACAAGATGGCGAAGCTGTTCACGCGGATCAGCAAGGACATCGCCATCGCCGTCAAGTCGGGAGGCTCCAGCCCGGACCACAACCCGGCCCTCCGCCGCGCCCTGCAGAACGCCCGCGTCGGCAACATGCCGAAGGACAAGATCGAGGCGGCCATCAAGCGCGCCAGCGGCGAGGACACGAAGGACTACGAGGTCGTCCTCTACGAAGGCTACGGGCCCCACGGCATCGCGGTGCTCGTGGAGACCGCGACCGACAACGTCGTGCGCACCGTGGCCAACGTCCGCATGCACCTCAAGGACGGGGGCGGCAACCTGGGCACCACCGGCAGCGTCGGCTACCTCTTCCAGCGCATGGGCGTCTTCCGGCTGTCCCCCGAGGGGTTGGATCTCGACGCGCTGGAGCTGGATCTCATCGACCACGGGCTGCAGGAGATGGGCGAGGGCTCCGGCGAGAAGGGCGAGAAGCAGATCATCGTCCGCTGCGCCTTCAATGACTTTGGCCAGCTCCAGACGGCCATCGAGGAGCGGGGCCTCAAGGTCATCTCCGCCGAGTCCGAGTACATCGCCCTGAACCCGGTGGAGCTGCCCGAGGACAAGGCCAACGACGTCCTCAAGATGGTGGACGCGCTCGAACAGGACGAGGACGTGCAGAAGGTGTTCCACAACCTCGCGTGA
- a CDS encoding M3 family metallopeptidase, whose product MRLTPYALSATLAVMGCSTARAPAAPAPQAASQAAQAPEAAKQPLPPPNGSELLTGTPAAFTAACTADIERAHAQVASLRTLDAKAQGAGVLAAYDEAMTSLINAASRSSLAREVHTDAAMRDAARECEQKVDAANVEISQDRGVYDALSAVDLSREDDATRYWMQRTLLDFRRAGVDRDEATRAKVKALNEEILKLGQEFGKNIAEDVRTVAFTPKELEGLPADYLKAHAPGKDGKVVITTNYPDYLPLMTYAKNAKTREKVWRTYRQRAYPKNQAVLTQLIAKRHELATLLGYASWAAYNTETRMTRTPQVAAGFIEELSGVTAARAQREMADLVERKKKDVKGATTVEPWEQDYYEDRLRAERFGFDSQAVRPYLEYARMKDGVMGITSRLWGVTFQPVKDARLWHPEVEAYDVVEGSKPLGRIYLDMHPRDDKYKHAAQFDLVAGQTGKRLPEGVLVCNFARPGELMTHDEVETFFHEFGHLMHAIFSGHQRWSGISGIRTEWDFVETPSMLLQQWAKQPEVMKEFARHFQTNEPIPAELVEKLRASKEFGQGLWARRQLFLSAVSLQYYSRAPGFDTTALMAELQKQLSPFRHEYREGTHFELAFGHLDGYSAAYYTYLWSSVIAKDLETEFQKNGYLHADTAMKYRRAVLEPGGAKPAAELVKDFLGRPYSFEAYRAFLDGGPSK is encoded by the coding sequence ATGAGACTCACCCCCTACGCCCTGTCGGCCACGCTGGCCGTGATGGGCTGCTCCACTGCCCGTGCCCCCGCCGCCCCTGCCCCGCAGGCGGCCTCCCAGGCCGCCCAGGCTCCCGAGGCGGCGAAGCAGCCCCTGCCTCCCCCGAATGGCTCGGAGCTGCTCACGGGCACCCCCGCCGCCTTCACCGCCGCCTGCACCGCGGACATCGAGCGGGCGCACGCCCAGGTGGCCTCGCTCAGGACGCTCGACGCGAAGGCCCAGGGCGCGGGCGTGCTCGCCGCGTATGACGAGGCCATGACCTCGCTCATCAACGCCGCCAGCCGCTCCAGCCTGGCCCGCGAGGTCCACACGGACGCGGCCATGCGGGACGCGGCGCGCGAGTGCGAGCAGAAGGTGGACGCCGCCAACGTGGAGATCTCCCAGGACCGCGGCGTCTATGACGCCCTGTCCGCGGTGGACCTGTCGCGCGAGGATGACGCCACGCGCTACTGGATGCAGCGCACGCTGCTCGACTTCCGCCGCGCGGGCGTGGACCGGGACGAGGCCACCCGGGCGAAGGTGAAGGCGCTCAACGAGGAGATCCTCAAGCTCGGCCAGGAGTTCGGAAAGAACATCGCCGAGGACGTGCGCACCGTCGCCTTCACGCCCAAGGAGCTGGAGGGCCTGCCGGCCGACTACCTGAAGGCGCACGCCCCGGGCAAGGACGGCAAGGTGGTCATCACCACCAACTACCCGGACTACCTCCCGCTCATGACGTACGCCAAGAACGCCAAGACGCGCGAGAAGGTGTGGCGCACGTACCGGCAGCGGGCCTACCCCAAGAACCAGGCCGTGCTCACGCAGCTCATCGCCAAGCGGCACGAGCTGGCGACGCTCCTGGGGTACGCGAGCTGGGCGGCCTACAACACCGAGACGCGGATGACGCGCACGCCGCAGGTGGCGGCCGGCTTCATCGAGGAGCTCTCGGGGGTCACCGCCGCCCGCGCCCAGCGCGAGATGGCGGACCTGGTGGAGCGCAAGAAGAAGGACGTGAAGGGCGCCACCACGGTGGAGCCCTGGGAGCAGGACTACTACGAGGACCGGCTGCGCGCGGAGCGCTTCGGCTTCGACTCCCAGGCCGTGCGCCCCTACCTCGAGTACGCGCGCATGAAGGACGGGGTGATGGGCATCACCTCGCGCCTGTGGGGCGTCACCTTCCAGCCCGTGAAGGATGCGCGGCTGTGGCACCCCGAGGTGGAGGCGTATGACGTGGTGGAGGGCAGCAAGCCCCTGGGCCGCATCTACCTGGACATGCACCCGCGGGACGACAAGTACAAGCACGCGGCGCAGTTCGATCTCGTGGCGGGCCAGACCGGCAAGCGGCTGCCGGAGGGCGTGCTGGTGTGCAACTTCGCGCGCCCCGGCGAGCTGATGACGCACGACGAGGTGGAGACGTTCTTCCACGAGTTCGGGCACCTGATGCACGCCATCTTCTCGGGCCACCAGCGCTGGAGCGGCATCAGCGGCATCCGGACGGAGTGGGACTTCGTGGAGACGCCCTCCATGCTGCTCCAGCAGTGGGCCAAGCAGCCCGAGGTGATGAAGGAGTTCGCCCGCCACTTCCAGACGAACGAGCCCATCCCCGCGGAGCTGGTGGAGAAGCTCCGGGCCTCGAAGGAGTTCGGCCAGGGGCTGTGGGCCCGGCGCCAGCTGTTCCTGTCCGCCGTGAGCCTCCAGTACTACTCGCGCGCGCCGGGCTTCGACACCACGGCGTTGATGGCGGAGCTCCAGAAGCAGCTCAGCCCCTTCCGGCACGAGTACCGCGAGGGCACCCACTTCGAGCTCGCCTTCGGCCACCTGGATGGCTACTCGGCCGCCTACTACACCTATCTCTGGTCCTCGGTCATCGCGAAGGACCTGGAGACGGAGTTCCAGAAGAACGGCTACCTCCACGCGGACACGGCGATGAAGTACCGCCGCGCGGTGCTCGAGCCGGGGGGCGCCAAGCCCGCCGCCGAGCTGGTGAAGGACTTCCTCGGCCGCCCCTACAGCTTCGAGGCCTACCGCGCCTTCCTGGACGGCGGCCCCTCGAAGTAA
- a CDS encoding class I SAM-dependent methyltransferase: MTDTSGQHAKLWKSLQELAEGQTAARDALLEALLDAPNPASALTELAVHAAGSPAARAALTAHHEDPKWSKWLPLHLQEFTAVFPEDARFHQPLAQALLDSGWAGAHLQALQASPEGSVPAARALVAGLNAIAEEAAAWLARLPALKARLGGSLHVLQVQALNRVEALLGSLQGRKVLEVGPQEGGLLLELLRLEADAFGIDLGPQIQHPRIITGDFLLTALPGPFELIVATAVFESSSCARGEPDSDARNNSPAVLRRFHELTAPGGLVVLENVMFPIPFSRAEAEAAGFEVVLSRLPAINLRTGGRSCVLKRS, translated from the coding sequence ATGACGGACACGTCCGGACAGCACGCGAAGCTTTGGAAGTCTCTGCAGGAGCTGGCCGAGGGGCAGACGGCGGCACGGGACGCGCTGCTCGAGGCCCTGCTCGACGCGCCCAACCCGGCGAGCGCGCTGACGGAGCTGGCGGTCCACGCCGCGGGCAGCCCCGCGGCCCGCGCCGCGCTCACCGCGCACCACGAAGACCCCAAGTGGTCGAAGTGGCTCCCGCTCCACCTCCAGGAGTTCACGGCCGTCTTCCCGGAGGATGCCCGCTTTCACCAGCCGCTCGCGCAGGCCCTGCTCGACAGCGGCTGGGCGGGCGCCCACCTCCAGGCGCTTCAAGCCTCCCCGGAGGGCAGTGTCCCAGCGGCGCGCGCGCTGGTGGCCGGGCTGAACGCCATCGCCGAGGAGGCGGCCGCGTGGCTCGCGCGGTTGCCTGCCCTGAAGGCCCGGCTCGGCGGCTCCCTGCACGTGCTGCAGGTGCAGGCACTCAACCGCGTGGAGGCCCTGCTGGGCTCCCTTCAAGGCCGCAAGGTGCTCGAAGTCGGACCCCAGGAGGGCGGGCTGCTCCTGGAGTTGCTCCGGCTGGAGGCGGATGCCTTCGGGATTGATCTCGGGCCCCAAATCCAACACCCCCGGATCATCACCGGCGACTTCCTGCTCACGGCGCTGCCAGGGCCTTTCGAGCTCATCGTGGCGACGGCGGTGTTCGAGTCGAGCTCGTGCGCCCGGGGGGAGCCGGACTCGGATGCGCGCAACAACTCGCCTGCCGTCCTGCGGCGCTTCCACGAGCTGACGGCCCCCGGGGGCCTCGTGGTGCTGGAGAACGTCATGTTCCCCATTCCGTTCTCGCGCGCGGAGGCCGAGGCCGCGGGCTTCGAGGTGGTCCTGTCGCGGCTGCCCGCGATCAACCTGCGCACCGGGGGAAGAAGCTGTGTCTTGAAGCGCAGTTGA
- a CDS encoding bpX6 domain-containing protein → MSRQAPVTPRHHVHRGTLVVAAFWFDPGRLGEREARARVLAGWTPGTGVFAVAGGWLVRLAHPRLQDCATAPGVPLTLEAEVLVSAPLSGPERKRLAPPAGSAVLIRAGRAELFPLDGAHRVDVAAWLEVADWSLLPVKGLGASPPPVPVLEPAAVPQRGAFGSLLPAPAPEAERMRARMQGALGPGSALPIRRQEAPVSGWARWRAWLQGRWRQPGPSPEGAPGGRSPGRGHTELAAPSRAHRLFSRLSLWVLRHTPLGTLLGQRQAEYVRKLFDLFEQGDLQEALRYAIPLGAHMTETERVALGLPGPRESLTIRPRAAGAASVMGGGTQVYNALKARYRAAFLRLVREGRIDEAAFVLTELLGAHEEAVSFLEANGRLRLAAELAEGRGLPPGLVVRQWLLAQEPHRAVAFARRSGAFADAVLRLEATHHPEARTLRRLWAEMLAEAGDVLRAVTVIWPLEEEHPRARAWLERGIALGGVGGARALARLVAFFPDTFEAARGPVTALLEDGSRERSAERVAFATGLIRESPMDVATGFEGAVVRALLRDRAAGHTRLDAELLSPLLKKPACGALRTDMPKVPASHRPPWEEEAGAGVLTEFLPAAEAGPYPIHDAVGLSGQRTLLALGEGGVRLVRADGTCVAHFDVPAFALVPSVHEDRLVALAPRGELQRLSRIELGSRRARHWCDARVDAFAPSHDGSRWFIAQGDTVLAVDVLEEGAFQALWRVSGLDGPVVALTVDSEWLRFVTAAPPSPQYWNYALENGPTLRSRTAQRGGTNLPPMALNTQTGRMEQVKNCVVSHPWTLCTVQTGPHQEAFLYVREKELRARIALEGEEPVGARFSGDELLLFDRLGRLLRVDLAEGTVRRVPLD, encoded by the coding sequence TGCCACCGCGCCCGGCGTGCCCCTCACGTTGGAGGCGGAAGTCCTCGTGTCCGCGCCGCTCTCGGGGCCGGAGCGAAAGCGGCTCGCGCCCCCCGCGGGCTCCGCCGTGTTGATCCGCGCGGGCCGCGCGGAGCTCTTCCCGCTGGATGGCGCTCACAGGGTGGACGTGGCGGCATGGCTGGAGGTGGCGGACTGGAGCCTTCTGCCCGTGAAGGGGCTGGGCGCTTCTCCGCCTCCGGTCCCGGTGCTCGAACCCGCCGCCGTCCCCCAGCGCGGTGCCTTTGGGTCCCTCCTTCCCGCCCCCGCGCCCGAGGCGGAGCGCATGCGGGCCCGGATGCAGGGGGCTCTGGGCCCCGGGTCCGCGCTGCCCATCAGGCGCCAGGAGGCGCCCGTCTCCGGGTGGGCCCGGTGGCGCGCCTGGCTCCAGGGCCGATGGCGCCAGCCCGGGCCCTCGCCGGAAGGAGCCCCCGGCGGACGCTCGCCGGGGCGAGGCCACACGGAGCTTGCGGCTCCCTCCCGGGCCCACCGGCTCTTCTCGCGGCTCTCCCTGTGGGTCTTGCGCCACACGCCCCTGGGGACGCTGCTGGGGCAGCGCCAGGCGGAGTACGTGCGCAAGCTCTTCGACCTGTTCGAACAGGGAGACCTGCAGGAGGCGCTGCGCTACGCCATTCCCCTGGGCGCACACATGACGGAGACGGAGCGCGTGGCGCTGGGACTGCCCGGGCCCCGGGAGAGCCTCACCATCCGGCCGCGCGCGGCGGGGGCGGCCAGCGTCATGGGCGGGGGGACCCAGGTCTACAACGCCCTCAAGGCGCGCTACCGGGCGGCCTTCCTGCGCCTGGTGCGGGAGGGCCGGATCGACGAGGCGGCCTTCGTGCTCACCGAGCTGCTGGGGGCGCACGAGGAGGCGGTGTCCTTCCTGGAGGCGAATGGGCGGCTGCGGCTCGCGGCGGAGCTCGCCGAGGGGCGGGGACTGCCGCCCGGGCTGGTGGTGCGCCAGTGGCTGCTGGCCCAGGAGCCGCACCGCGCGGTGGCCTTCGCCCGGCGCAGCGGGGCCTTCGCGGACGCGGTGCTGCGGCTGGAGGCCACCCACCATCCCGAGGCCCGCACGCTGCGGCGGCTCTGGGCGGAGATGCTCGCGGAGGCGGGCGATGTCCTGCGCGCGGTGACGGTGATCTGGCCCCTGGAGGAGGAGCACCCCCGGGCCCGCGCGTGGCTGGAGCGGGGCATTGCCTTGGGAGGCGTGGGAGGCGCCCGGGCGCTGGCGCGGCTGGTGGCGTTCTTCCCGGACACCTTCGAGGCGGCCCGGGGGCCGGTGACGGCGCTGCTGGAAGACGGCAGCCGGGAGCGGTCGGCCGAGCGGGTGGCCTTCGCCACGGGGCTGATCCGGGAGAGCCCGATGGACGTGGCCACGGGCTTCGAGGGGGCCGTGGTGCGCGCGCTGCTGCGGGACAGGGCCGCGGGCCACACGCGGCTGGACGCGGAGCTCCTCTCGCCCCTGCTGAAGAAGCCGGCCTGTGGCGCGCTGCGCACCGACATGCCCAAGGTGCCTGCCTCGCACCGTCCCCCCTGGGAAGAGGAGGCCGGCGCGGGCGTGCTCACGGAGTTCCTGCCGGCGGCGGAGGCAGGCCCTTATCCCATCCACGACGCGGTGGGGCTGTCGGGCCAGCGCACGCTGCTGGCGCTGGGAGAGGGCGGGGTGCGGCTCGTCCGCGCCGACGGCACCTGCGTGGCGCACTTCGACGTGCCGGCCTTCGCGCTGGTGCCCTCGGTGCACGAGGACCGCCTGGTGGCGCTCGCGCCCCGGGGCGAGCTCCAGCGGCTCTCCCGCATCGAGCTGGGCTCCCGCCGCGCCAGGCACTGGTGCGATGCGCGGGTGGACGCCTTCGCGCCCAGCCATGATGGCAGCCGGTGGTTCATCGCCCAGGGGGACACCGTCCTGGCGGTGGACGTCCTGGAGGAGGGCGCCTTCCAGGCGCTCTGGCGTGTCTCCGGGCTCGACGGTCCGGTGGTGGCCCTGACCGTGGACAGCGAGTGGCTGCGGTTCGTCACCGCGGCCCCCCCGTCGCCGCAGTACTGGAACTACGCGCTGGAGAATGGCCCCACGCTGCGCTCCCGCACGGCGCAGCGCGGTGGAACGAACCTGCCCCCGATGGCCCTGAACACCCAGACGGGACGGATGGAGCAGGTGAAGAACTGCGTCGTCTCCCATCCCTGGACACTGTGCACCGTCCAAACGGGCCCCCACCAGGAGGCGTTTCTCTACGTCCGGGAGAAGGAACTCCGGGCCCGCATCGCCCTGGAAGGCGAGGAGCCCGTGGGGGCGCGCTTCTCGGGCGACGAGCTGCTGCTCTTCGACCGGCTGGGGCGGCTGCTCCGGGTGGACCTGGCCGAAGGCACGGTGCGGCGGGTGCCCTTGGACTAG